The sequence TATGTAAATATTGGAGCATATGTTGATGAAGGAACGATGGTTGATACATGGGCTACAGTTGGAAGTTGTGCTCAAATAGGTAAAAACGTTCATTTAAGTGGGGGAGTAGGTATCGGGGGAGTCCTTGAACCTGTTCAGGCAGCTCCTGTAATCATTGAAGATGGTGCTTTTATAGGGTCTCGTTGTATTGTAGTTGAAGGAACACGTGTTCGCAAAGAAGCAGTACTGGGAGCAGGGGTAACGCTAACAGGTAGTTCTAAAATTATTGATGTAACAGGTCCGGAACCCATTACTTACGTTGGAGAAGTTCCGGAAAGAGCGGTTGTTATACCAGGTAGTTATACCAAAAAGTTCCCGGCAGGGGAGTATCAGGTTCCATGTGCCCTTATTATCGGACGCAGAAAAGCCAGTACAGATCTTAAAACATCCCTAAATGATGCCCTCCGAGAAAATAATGTAAGTGTATAAAAAATAATATAGTATAAATTAAAAGGCCTTTTCTCAAAGGCCTTTTTTGTTACTTCCTGAACCGATCAGCAACAACTAACTCTTTACTATCTTTAGACCATAGATAAAATCCCTTTCCTGTTTTACTACCTAAATGACCAGCCTGTACCATGTTAACCAACAAAGGACATGGAGCATATTTAGGATTGCCAAATCCTTCCTGCAAAACTCGTAAAATGGCCAAACAAACATCCAACCCAATAAAGTCCGCAAGTTGTAAAGGTCCCATAGGATGAGCCATACCTAATTTCATTACGGTGTCAATTTCTTCAACTCCTGCCAC is a genomic window of Xanthocytophaga agilis containing:
- a CDS encoding 2,3,4,5-tetrahydropyridine-2,6-dicarboxylate N-succinyltransferase; this translates as MEIKQLIESAWLNRELLQQHETQVAIRTIIEELDKGIRRVAEPQENGNWIVNDWVKKAVILYFPLQQMKEIEVGPYEYHDKMELKRGYKELGVRVVPPAVARYGAYISKGVILMPSYVNIGAYVDEGTMVDTWATVGSCAQIGKNVHLSGGVGIGGVLEPVQAAPVIIEDGAFIGSRCIVVEGTRVRKEAVLGAGVTLTGSSKIIDVTGPEPITYVGEVPERAVVIPGSYTKKFPAGEYQVPCALIIGRRKASTDLKTSLNDALRENNVSV